The DNA sequence ACGGATTTCATCAACGATCCGAACGATATGAATAAGTTCCTTCCTCCGGACAGCGTACCGAAAAGGGCTCAGATGATCCTTCAGGAGTATGATGACGGTGGTGAAATACTCAACAGGATCTTCAATGAGATCCCGGAATCAGTCTATCAGAGACTAAGAGATCACCAGTAATCTTCGTTTACATACTCATCATAGAGATCCGCGAGCTGATTCTTATTCATCTCTTCATACTTCATTATCGATCTCAGAATTGGCTCTACTTTGGTCCCGCTGTATTCTGTACTCATTATCTGAAGGGCCCTATGGAGATCATCCTCTTCCTTTATAGACTTCAGCAAAACGCTTCTTATATCTGATATCTCCTTCACATCTGCGTTTCTCACGAGATGCTCAATCATCTGATAACTTCTTGACTCAGGCTTGACTGCGTCAAATTCTCCAATTTTCAACGCTTCCTCTATCTTCTTTCTGCTCTGCATCTCCAGATCTGCCACCTTCATCAATATGTTCCTTACATGATCTGGAAGATTGGAATTTGCAATATTTCTATACGATCTTTCTCTCTGGCTTTTCAATTCAGCAAGGCGCTTCAGCAACACCTCGATAACCTCATCATAACTATTTCCTGATATGGTTTTGTATTTATGTGTCATGACAACAAATATCATGAATTCATGGTTAATAAGCTTTGCTATAACAACAGAAAGTCATTGGTATAACAACAGAATAATTATCAATGCATTTATAGAATGGTGCAAAATCAATTCTCCTCCTTAAATCTAATGAGAAACTGGCATCTCCATGCATGCAAAAGCTTCATGAACAGTACATATTAGCGACTGATCATGACCGCCCAGGAGCAGTATGCGACGGCCAGACTCACAGCAGATCACGGAACATAAGGTTAATTCTAAATATTTGGTTTCAATAGCGTTAGGTCAATTTGATGGGCGCATGGCCTAGCCTGGATAGGGCAACAGCCTCCTAAGCTGTAGATCAGGGGTCCAAATCCCCTTGCGCCCGTATCCCGAGTTTTAGCATTAACGCTGATGATTATGATATTCTCAATCATGATGTTTATTGGCAGATCATATTGATCTCAGCAATCCTCTGCATGCGGAAAGATTCTCGAAAATAGTTAAACGTTGATACAGAGGCAAGTTCAATGAACAAAAGCAAAAACCCATTCATGGAAATTTGATGGATAAGGCGTATACTTTGTGTGTTGTCTTTTCAATGGCCGATTCAGCATTTGAATTGAAGTTCATCCTGTTAGGTGCTGATTCGTCAGAATATTGAGGCTATGTAGTCCACTATGCTTCCAAATATCCTTTCGTTCACCATGGACGGTTTTCTCCAAGAGAATATTGAAGGCTCAAGATAGCACGATAGAGAGCATTTGTTGCATGATTCGTAGGGCTTCCAATCATATGTGTTCCATAGATTCCTTATATCTGTCTCCCAGACTTTCTTATCGCCGGCATATTCATTCAGAACGTAGCAGGGCATGACGATCCTGCCCTGTGGATCTATGTTCACTGTTGACCACGGCCTGCAAGCCCACTGTATTCCATAGTACCATGAGTTGACAAGCGTTTCAAAATATTCCCTGGAGTTAACTATCGGTGCACCATCTTCCTTCATCTTCTTCAAATCTAAAAGAAGATTGTAGAGCTTCTGCCTATCCGGCGAAAGTTTGTCGGCTGTGCTGTAATCATAAGAAACCTGTATATTGATCCCAACGCGGAGTTCCTCGGCCAGATTCACAACGTATTTAATATCGTCCATATTTTTTGTGGTTATGGTTGTGCTCATGGCAACTGGCACATACTTCTTTGCCTCCTTTATACCCTCTATGGCGTGATCGAATGAACCGTCCACACCACGCTGGTCATCATGTGTTTCTTTGCGGCCATCAATGGAAACGAAGAGGTAATCTAGGTATCTTGCAATTGATGATGCACGATTCTTGAGCAACCATCCATTGGTCACCAGAGACGTGTGGAACCTCCTGTGCGATTCCCTTAGTATATCCTCAAGATCGTTTCTGAGCAGTGGTTCGCCACCTTCGAAGCCCATGAAAGATACTCCTGCCGAAGCCAGAGCATCCATCATCTTGATCTCATCGTCCAGTGAGAGTAGTGTTTCATCCTTCCTTCTCCAGAAAGGGCACATATCGCACCTGAGATTGCAGGTGTAGAGGAGCTTGTGTCCGGCTATAAATGGAAGCTTCTTTCCGGACAGCGTGTAAAGCTTCCTCTTTATTGTTCTCCCGATAACGGGTTCGATTATGGCCATTAATTTATCAATCAAATTAAATATTTAAACTTACGTTAATTGCTTTCCAGCTGAATCCTCAAATCAATCATCTCAGCAAAGAAACCTATGCCTGTACGATTAAAGGCTGTACAGCCCATATTCCTGCTTATCTTGAATTTTTAACAACAATCCCAAACGAAGAAGACACGTGAATCTAATCGTTGAAGCAGTTTATTCTTGAAGCTTCTTCCGAACACCTAACTTTTCCATAAACAATAATATATGTCATGATGGGATAGCGTATCATGAAGATAACGGTTGCACATACCCCTGATCCAGACGATGCCTTCATGTTTTATGCCATGTTTCAGGGCAAGATAAAGACAAAGCTGCAGTATGAGCAGATAATAAAGGATATAGAGACCTTGAACAAGGAATCTATGGATGCCAGGTATGAGGTTACTGCCATTTCAGCCAACGGATACGTGCAGGTCAGCGACAGATATATGCTTACCAGATCTGGAGCGAGCTTTGGAATAAGCTATGGCCCCATCGTGGTGGCTGCTCATAATGTGGATCTTTCCAGGGCAAAAATGGGTGTGCCTGGATATATGACATCATCATATCTTCTGTACAGAATGTTCGGACCAGAGGCTAAGGATTATATTGAAATAAGGTTCGATAAGATCCCAGATGCAATACTTAGTGGGGATATTGATGCGGGTATACTCATACATGACGAGCAGTTGACCTACGAAAAACACGGGCTGAAGAAAATATTCGATATATATGAAGCATGGAGAGAATACGCCGGAAATCTACCAGTCCCTCTTGGGTTTAACGCAATAAGAAAGGATCTTCCCAAACAGACGATAGCGGATTTCCTAGACGATTTCGAGCGATCAATAAGGTATGCTATGGCGCATGAGGATGAAGCGGTAAGATATGCGATGCAGTATGCGAGATACACGGATATGGAAATGGAGAAGAAATTTGTAAGGATGTACGTGAACGATCTTTCCATCGATTTCGGAGAAACCGGCCGAAAGGCTCTGGAACTTTACTATAAACGCGCTGAGGAAAAAGGCCTTATAAAGCCATTCAAACCTGAAATCGTCTGATTTTTCTTTTTATATGGATTTTTAAAGTTTAAAAAGTGCCGACTGTTAGAATATTTTCAAATGGAAGACATTCTCTGCGGAAGAAGCATCGCGAACATCAATGTGAGGGGTGACTGGATTTCTGCAAATGCAGATGGATCTCACCTGAAGTCCTATCTGAAGTCCGAGTAAGTATTCAACATGAGAAGTTGCGTCAGGACTATCTACCGTATCAATCCGAAATGCTTGAAAATATCATCGATTTCCTCTCCATATGAATAGTCTGAAACATAATCGCTCATGGACCTTATGTTATCAGTTGCATTTGCTGGGCATGCTTTCCTGACCGGAAGCTGAAACATAGGCATATCATTGTTTGAATCCCCGATTACAAGTATTTCATCAAAATTCAAAGAGT is a window from the Thermoplasma sp. Kam2015 genome containing:
- a CDS encoding MqnA/MqnD/SBP family protein; protein product: MKITVAHTPDPDDAFMFYAMFQGKIKTKLQYEQIIKDIETLNKESMDARYEVTAISANGYVQVSDRYMLTRSGASFGISYGPIVVAAHNVDLSRAKMGVPGYMTSSYLLYRMFGPEAKDYIEIRFDKIPDAILSGDIDAGILIHDEQLTYEKHGLKKIFDIYEAWREYAGNLPVPLGFNAIRKDLPKQTIADFLDDFERSIRYAMAHEDEAVRYAMQYARYTDMEMEKKFVRMYVNDLSIDFGETGRKALELYYKRAEEKGLIKPFKPEIV
- a CDS encoding PTO1314 family radical SAM protein produces the protein MAIIEPVIGRTIKRKLYTLSGKKLPFIAGHKLLYTCNLRCDMCPFWRRKDETLLSLDDEIKMMDALASAGVSFMGFEGGEPLLRNDLEDILRESHRRFHTSLVTNGWLLKNRASSIARYLDYLFVSIDGRKETHDDQRGVDGSFDHAIEGIKEAKKYVPVAMSTTITTKNMDDIKYVVNLAEELRVGINIQVSYDYSTADKLSPDRQKLYNLLLDLKKMKEDGAPIVNSREYFETLVNSWYYGIQWACRPWSTVNIDPQGRIVMPCYVLNEYAGDKKVWETDIRNLWNTYDWKPYESCNKCSLSCYLEPSIFSWRKPSMVNERIFGSIVDYIASIF